The following are from one region of the Hyphomicrobium album genome:
- a CDS encoding phage tail assembly protein, which yields MTSTKLTLLYPIELDDGSVVRALMVRRPSREDVLEIRLAAYAVMTGLDRRVIDELDLADIRRLDIVLDEISTFKPKDNP from the coding sequence ATGACCAGCACCAAGCTAACGCTGCTGTACCCCATCGAACTCGACGACGGCTCGGTCGTGCGCGCCCTCATGGTGCGCCGACCGAGCCGCGAGGACGTGCTCGAGATCCGCCTCGCCGCCTACGCGGTGATGACCGGCCTAGACCGTCGCGTGATCGACGAGCTCGACCTCGCCGACATCCGTCGGCTCGACATCGTCCTCGATGAAATTTCAACCTTCAAACCCAAGGACAACCCATGA
- a CDS encoding phage tail assembly protein: MTGTKPVELKLAYPIDYQGATIATLKLRRPKGRDMRFLPDGSSSVEKMFPFFALLAGVEEGVLDEMDAADLTRLGAVVTDFLSDSQKAAGRR, translated from the coding sequence ATGACAGGTACCAAGCCCGTCGAGCTCAAGCTCGCCTACCCGATTGACTACCAGGGCGCGACGATCGCCACGTTGAAGCTGCGTCGCCCCAAGGGCCGCGACATGCGCTTCCTGCCCGACGGGTCGTCGAGCGTCGAGAAAATGTTCCCCTTCTTCGCGTTGCTCGCCGGCGTCGAGGAGGGCGTGCTCGACGAGATGGACGCAGCCGACCTCACGCGCCTGGGTGCGGTTGTCACCGATTTTTTGTCGGACAGCCAAAAGGCGGCGGGTCGCCGATAA
- a CDS encoding phage tail tape measure protein codes for MSNLAVQILLQLRDQLTAPARTAGRSFTSMSREIQAASRNITGAANGAASGVRSIGAAATASSRQVAGLAQQMNAATRSHGAMAARVGRNNRLVGLGAGLGLAGVLSYGSGLGRGLFNSNLDFAREINNTRAVMTRSSIADLEALEKKTIELSTTTTFSATTIAKAFGEMGAAGYEAREAIMAMPTAIMVAQGAREPLEKTAETLIGIKNQFGLSDADLPHVADVLAETQRQTFSKLEDLREAFKMAGPISKQFGVPLELTAAAVGLLSQQGIKGSLAGTGFRRMMSGFVKETKPTQNILRSLGLDPSDIYDKNGHFKDLPNLLEHLQKKGVTAQQAMAAFGDRGGPILAALLSGGVSELRRLTRELETADGVARKMADDQMAGLPGVFDRLRANVEAARLSIGRSGFAGDMIAVMNFARDRLTDFVQMPDWVQRATGWAAMLLGGLAAIALPAAMLRFALAGLGTRLALLLLPGRALLGVLQGLARAGPMVVHALATVARVAGPLAALFAGLRLLALGTGVGAALLGIVTFYPAIEAAASGFWSGLNTGWQGSEAQQAFQWLAGQLPILGSVFGKIKSGIDFLFDLGSLDSGSLTRFFDAGAAAANKLLNPLRAIRELLGSLPSLSSLWGGGKAGGIAGAAAGARAVIAPPAGGVGRFATLPSGLQMPPSIAGPTTNNIDQSKTVNVGGVSTSVSVSVQTNADPGAIGSAVGSAVGAKVRGATAIDGN; via the coding sequence ATGAGCAACCTCGCCGTCCAGATCCTGCTGCAACTGCGCGACCAGCTCACGGCGCCAGCACGCACTGCTGGCCGATCGTTCACGAGCATGAGCCGCGAGATTCAGGCGGCCTCGCGCAACATCACCGGCGCGGCCAACGGTGCCGCGAGCGGCGTGCGCTCAATCGGCGCCGCCGCGACGGCATCGAGCCGCCAGGTTGCCGGCTTGGCCCAGCAGATGAATGCTGCGACGCGCAGCCACGGCGCGATGGCGGCCCGCGTGGGCCGCAATAATCGCCTGGTGGGTCTGGGCGCCGGCCTCGGCCTCGCTGGCGTGCTGAGCTACGGCAGCGGCCTGGGCCGCGGGTTGTTCAATTCGAACCTCGATTTCGCACGCGAGATCAACAACACACGCGCGGTGATGACGCGGAGCTCGATCGCCGACCTTGAGGCGCTCGAGAAGAAGACCATCGAGCTGTCGACCACGACCACGTTCTCGGCGACGACGATCGCCAAGGCGTTCGGCGAGATGGGCGCGGCCGGCTACGAGGCGCGCGAGGCCATCATGGCCATGCCGACCGCCATCATGGTCGCCCAGGGCGCGCGAGAGCCGCTAGAGAAGACAGCGGAGACGCTGATCGGCATCAAGAACCAGTTTGGGTTGAGCGACGCCGACCTGCCTCATGTCGCCGACGTGTTGGCCGAAACGCAGCGCCAAACGTTTTCGAAGCTCGAAGATCTGCGCGAGGCCTTCAAGATGGCCGGCCCGATCTCGAAGCAGTTCGGCGTACCGCTCGAGCTGACCGCCGCTGCGGTCGGCCTCTTGTCGCAGCAGGGCATCAAGGGCTCGCTCGCCGGCACCGGCTTCCGACGCATGATGAGCGGCTTCGTGAAGGAGACAAAGCCGACGCAAAATATTCTCCGCAGCCTCGGCCTCGACCCGAGCGACATCTACGACAAGAACGGACACTTCAAGGATCTGCCAAACCTACTTGAGCACTTGCAGAAGAAGGGCGTTACGGCCCAACAGGCGATGGCGGCTTTCGGCGACCGGGGCGGACCGATCCTGGCAGCGTTGCTGTCCGGTGGCGTGAGCGAGCTTCGGCGTCTCACGCGCGAGCTCGAGACGGCCGACGGCGTTGCGCGCAAGATGGCCGACGACCAGATGGCCGGCCTGCCAGGCGTGTTCGATCGCCTGAGGGCCAATGTTGAGGCGGCTCGGCTGTCTATCGGCAGGTCGGGCTTTGCCGGGGACATGATCGCCGTGATGAACTTCGCCCGCGATCGGCTCACCGATTTCGTGCAAATGCCCGATTGGGTGCAGCGCGCGACGGGCTGGGCAGCGATGCTGCTCGGTGGTCTCGCCGCCATCGCGCTGCCGGCGGCAATGCTGCGCTTCGCGCTCGCGGGCCTCGGCACGCGGCTCGCGCTCCTGCTGCTGCCGGGCCGCGCGCTACTCGGCGTGCTGCAGGGTTTGGCGCGTGCGGGGCCGATGGTCGTGCATGCGCTCGCCACGGTGGCGCGAGTCGCAGGTCCACTTGCCGCCCTGTTTGCCGGCCTTCGCTTGCTGGCGCTCGGCACCGGCGTCGGCGCGGCGCTGCTCGGCATCGTGACGTTCTACCCCGCGATCGAGGCCGCGGCGTCGGGCTTCTGGTCGGGCCTCAACACCGGCTGGCAGGGCTCTGAGGCCCAGCAGGCCTTTCAGTGGCTCGCTGGTCAACTGCCGATCCTCGGCAGTGTGTTTGGCAAGATCAAATCGGGCATCGACTTCCTGTTCGATCTCGGTTCGCTCGACTCGGGGTCGCTCACGCGCTTCTTCGATGCTGGCGCGGCGGCCGCCAACAAGCTTCTCAACCCGCTGCGGGCGATCCGCGAGCTGCTTGGCTCCCTGCCGTCACTGAGTTCGCTCTGGGGCGGCGGCAAGGCTGGTGGGATCGCAGGCGCGGCCGCTGGTGCCCGCGCCGTCATCGCGCCGCCCGCTGGCGGCGTCGGCCGGTTCGCAACACTGCCTAGCGGCTTGCAGATGCCGCCGAGCATCGCGGGGCCGACGACCAACAACATCGATCAAAGCAAGACCGTCAATGTCGGCGGCGTCAGCACGAGTGTCTCCGTCAGCGTGCAAACCAACGCCGATCCAGGCGCCATCGGATCTGCCGTCGGCTCGGCCGTCGGCGCCAAGGTGCGGGGCGCAACCGCGATCGACGGCAACTAG
- a CDS encoding MerR family transcriptional regulator: MDNRRLPKMVRFTAAMRQLGMSPSKAKRLLREPGGLPPPVLIGGIYYVVEDDLLAYLGLSGSAAPYIDVDSAAEANPGRG; encoded by the coding sequence ATGGACAATCGACGTCTACCGAAGATGGTCAGGTTTACCGCCGCGATGCGCCAGCTCGGCATGAGCCCGAGCAAGGCCAAGCGCCTGTTGCGCGAGCCTGGGGGACTGCCGCCGCCGGTGTTGATCGGCGGGATCTACTATGTCGTCGAGGACGATCTTCTTGCCTACTTAGGCCTCAGCGGGTCAGCAGCTCCGTACATTGATGTGGATAGCGCCGCAGAAGCAAACCCAGGCCGAGGCTGA
- a CDS encoding DUF488 family protein, N3 subclade, with the protein MPRILTSSWYVALPEDHLRVGISRGTPRGMPAGYRRYPKLAPGPWFSSVSPEEYRKRYQAEVLDQLDPERVVSELVAFADGRIPTLVCYEAPNKPDWCHRGLVSLWLKQTLDLDVFEYGMEDCGCGSRHPKLSLLQMPGGES; encoded by the coding sequence ATGCCGAGAATCTTGACCAGCAGCTGGTACGTGGCGCTCCCCGAAGATCACCTGCGGGTGGGCATCTCGCGCGGCACGCCACGGGGCATGCCGGCGGGCTATCGCCGGTATCCCAAATTGGCCCCCGGCCCATGGTTCTCGAGCGTCTCGCCCGAGGAATACCGGAAGCGCTACCAAGCCGAGGTGCTCGACCAGCTGGACCCGGAGCGCGTCGTCTCCGAGCTCGTGGCGTTCGCGGACGGACGCATTCCCACGTTGGTCTGCTACGAGGCGCCCAACAAGCCGGACTGGTGCCACAGGGGCCTCGTGAGCCTGTGGTTGAAGCAGACACTCGACCTCGATGTGTTCGAGTACGGAATGGAGGACTGCGGCTGCGGCAGTCGACATCCGAAGCTCAGCCTTTTGCAGATGCCCGGCGGCGAATCCTAG
- a CDS encoding helix-turn-helix transcriptional regulator has translation MKMLSKKQVSELTGLSRSTIDRLRARGLFPQARKASPGRVVFLEDEIEAWRLTLPHVVGDTTHAPEL, from the coding sequence ATGAAGATGCTGAGCAAGAAGCAAGTCAGCGAGCTGACGGGACTGTCGCGGTCGACCATCGACCGGCTGAGGGCACGTGGTCTGTTCCCCCAGGCGCGCAAGGCGAGCCCGGGAAGGGTGGTGTTCCTGGAGGACGAAATCGAAGCGTGGCGTCTCACGCTGCCGCACGTCGTCGGCGATACGACTCACGCGCCGGAGCTCTGA
- a CDS encoding GIY-YIG nuclease family protein gives MPDIEQSSETHPEEMTLGRRAKVVLSQNGEPMTYRDLITALWSTFPEYRDHSFSRHPREAEARREVRTRLGGLVRNNPDIFTATKADGIVLVGLAATSEDVADDAEEDEDDAEPGTPSVYWYTFPAYQRADGPYPIKIGWGKRPTDRIIRQSKTAMPEHPIVLGTREHVQAFDLERALHAVLVLRGRRIRTAPGAEWFSTTPAEVAELIGVLLG, from the coding sequence ATGCCAGACATCGAGCAGTCGTCGGAGACGCATCCCGAAGAGATGACGTTGGGGAGGAGAGCGAAGGTCGTCCTGTCGCAGAATGGGGAGCCTATGACCTATCGCGACCTCATCACGGCGCTGTGGTCGACGTTCCCGGAATACCGTGATCATAGCTTTAGTCGTCATCCGAGGGAGGCTGAGGCACGGCGCGAGGTACGGACACGGCTGGGCGGCCTGGTGCGCAACAACCCCGACATCTTCACGGCGACGAAGGCCGACGGCATCGTTTTGGTCGGGCTGGCCGCCACGTCGGAAGATGTCGCCGATGATGCCGAGGAGGACGAGGACGACGCTGAGCCGGGGACGCCTTCGGTCTACTGGTACACGTTTCCGGCTTACCAGCGCGCCGATGGGCCTTATCCTATTAAAATTGGCTGGGGCAAAAGGCCCACTGACAGGATCATCCGCCAGTCGAAGACAGCGATGCCGGAACACCCAATCGTTCTCGGTACCCGTGAGCATGTGCAGGCCTTCGATCTAGAACGGGCACTGCATGCCGTGCTTGTGCTGCGGGGTCGACGAATTCGGACAGCACCGGGAGCGGAGTGGTTCTCAACCACGCCCGCAGAAGTGGCGGAACTCATAGGCGTGTTGCTCGGCTGA
- a CDS encoding TonB-dependent receptor has product MVLRLGGRSWNCVYKKSAFFGALLASIAPVEAQEAPKTDQLPPVVVETGPAPAAKKKSSAKKKAAPSTAVAVTPEPVPPAQSTEPTSGGPLGNPNPGGVIGYMATRTSTATKTDTPLIDIPQSITVVPKELAKDQGSRDMRQLLSYVPGIVVGQGEGHRDAPTIRGVSTTADFFTDGMRDDVQYFRDLYNIERVEVLKGPNAMIFGRGGGGGVINRVTKKAEGERLYEATTTYGSFDTKRVEVDAGQAITNDFAFRILGMYEDSGSYRDFVDLERFGINPKIAFKPDDSTVVHLSYEYFNDDRTVDRGIPSRTGTNKPVKVDPSTFFGNPFDSYMTFESHVATAIVEHKFDNGIKIKNQTLYGNYDKFYQNIYANGAANGAGVVSLGAYNSLTLRESVFNQTDLTAKVDVGGGIRHTLLAGTEFGYQTTDTQRDPTSNDYVFASNSVIIPNTVTTAGPAWGSNKGPLNQTELALAGVYIQDQIEMSRYFEVIGGIRFDRFDLDFHDSTGASRGRVDDVWSPRIGAVFKPLDYLSFYVSWSKSFLPFSGEQFSTLSVQNANLAPEEFNNHEIGFKWDVTPRLFFTGALFMLDRENQLIATGPGAGTQVGKTRTEGGELALTGYLTEDWETVVGYGYQGAEVLVGAPAQLGKEIALVPQHTFSMWNKYRFLPGWAAGLGVVSRTGMYALIDNTVKLPGFARLDAALFWDINENLEAQLNVENVLDTEYYATAHNNNNITPGSPQAYFVTITSRY; this is encoded by the coding sequence GTGGTGTTGCGTCTCGGCGGGCGTTCGTGGAACTGCGTCTATAAGAAGTCTGCGTTTTTCGGTGCCCTTTTGGCGAGTATAGCGCCGGTCGAAGCGCAGGAAGCGCCCAAGACCGACCAGCTGCCTCCCGTCGTCGTCGAGACGGGCCCCGCGCCCGCGGCGAAGAAGAAATCGTCCGCCAAGAAGAAGGCAGCCCCCTCGACCGCGGTCGCGGTCACGCCCGAGCCCGTACCACCCGCGCAGTCGACCGAGCCCACCTCCGGCGGCCCGCTCGGCAACCCCAACCCTGGCGGCGTCATCGGCTACATGGCCACCCGCACGTCAACGGCGACCAAGACCGATACGCCGCTCATCGACATTCCGCAGTCGATCACCGTCGTTCCGAAGGAGCTGGCGAAGGACCAGGGTTCGCGCGACATGCGCCAGCTCCTGTCCTACGTTCCCGGCATTGTCGTTGGCCAAGGCGAAGGCCATCGCGACGCGCCGACCATCCGCGGCGTCAGCACCACGGCCGACTTCTTCACAGACGGCATGCGCGACGACGTTCAGTATTTCCGCGACCTGTACAATATCGAACGCGTCGAGGTGCTGAAGGGCCCGAATGCCATGATCTTCGGTCGCGGCGGCGGCGGTGGCGTCATCAACCGCGTCACCAAGAAAGCGGAGGGCGAGCGTCTTTACGAGGCAACGACGACCTACGGCTCGTTCGACACCAAGCGCGTCGAAGTCGACGCCGGCCAGGCGATCACCAACGACTTTGCCTTCCGCATCCTCGGCATGTACGAGGATTCCGGCAGCTACCGCGATTTCGTGGACCTGGAGCGCTTCGGCATCAACCCGAAGATTGCGTTCAAGCCGGACGACAGCACCGTCGTGCACCTTTCGTACGAGTACTTCAACGACGACCGCACGGTCGATCGTGGTATTCCGTCGCGAACGGGCACGAACAAACCCGTGAAGGTCGATCCGAGCACGTTCTTCGGCAATCCGTTCGACAGCTACATGACGTTCGAGTCGCACGTCGCGACGGCGATCGTCGAGCACAAGTTCGACAACGGCATCAAGATCAAGAACCAAACACTGTACGGCAACTACGACAAGTTCTATCAGAACATCTACGCGAACGGTGCCGCGAATGGCGCCGGTGTCGTGTCGCTCGGCGCCTACAATTCGCTCACCTTACGCGAGAGCGTCTTCAACCAGACGGACCTAACGGCCAAAGTCGATGTCGGCGGCGGCATTCGCCATACGCTGCTCGCCGGCACGGAGTTCGGCTATCAGACGACCGACACCCAGCGCGATCCGACATCGAATGACTACGTGTTCGCCAGCAACTCCGTCATCATTCCCAATACGGTGACGACGGCGGGCCCTGCGTGGGGCTCAAACAAGGGGCCGCTGAATCAGACCGAGCTCGCGTTGGCAGGCGTCTATATTCAGGACCAAATCGAGATGAGCCGTTACTTCGAGGTCATCGGCGGTATTCGCTTCGATCGTTTCGATCTCGATTTCCACGACAGCACTGGCGCATCGCGCGGGCGCGTGGACGACGTCTGGTCGCCGCGCATCGGCGCCGTATTCAAGCCTCTGGACTACCTGTCGTTCTACGTCAGCTGGTCAAAGTCGTTCCTACCATTCTCGGGCGAGCAGTTCAGCACGCTCAGTGTGCAGAACGCCAACCTCGCGCCGGAGGAGTTCAACAACCACGAGATTGGCTTCAAGTGGGATGTCACCCCGCGCCTCTTCTTCACAGGTGCCTTGTTCATGCTCGATCGCGAGAACCAGTTGATCGCGACGGGCCCGGGCGCCGGCACGCAGGTCGGCAAGACGCGCACCGAGGGCGGTGAGCTGGCGCTCACGGGCTATCTCACCGAGGACTGGGAGACCGTCGTAGGTTATGGCTACCAGGGCGCCGAGGTGTTAGTCGGTGCGCCCGCCCAACTGGGCAAGGAGATAGCGCTCGTTCCACAGCACACGTTCTCCATGTGGAACAAGTATCGCTTCCTGCCGGGGTGGGCTGCCGGACTTGGCGTCGTCAGCCGCACCGGCATGTACGCGCTCATCGACAATACCGTAAAACTGCCGGGCTTCGCCCGCCTCGACGCGGCGCTGTTCTGGGACATCAACGAGAACCTCGAGGCGCAGCTCAACGTCGAGAATGTGCTCGACACCGAGTACTACGCCACGGCGCACAACAACAACAACATCACGCCCGGTTCGCCGCAGGCGTACTTCGTGACGATCACGTCGCGCTACTGA
- a CDS encoding aldo/keto reductase — protein sequence MTTANAAKSGSFKIGGDLAVNRLGFGAMRIVGKGVWGEPEDRDEALRTLRRVPELGIDLIDTADSYGPEISERLIREALHPYKGLVIATKGGLLRPAPDQWETCGRPDYLRQQVFISLRRLGVERIDLWQLHRVDPNVPRDEQFSAIAAMQKEGLIRHVGLSEVGVEQITAAQKHFKVATVQNLYNLTKRSSEPVLEHCEKHGIGFIPWFPLAAGNLAKPGSKLDAIAHAHDASPGQIALAWLLQRSPVMLPIPGTGKVKHLEENVAAANITLTDAQFADLNALA from the coding sequence ATGACGACAGCGAATGCCGCGAAATCCGGAAGCTTTAAGATCGGGGGCGATCTCGCCGTCAACCGCTTGGGCTTCGGTGCCATGCGCATTGTCGGCAAGGGCGTGTGGGGTGAGCCCGAGGATCGCGACGAAGCTTTGCGCACACTGCGCCGCGTGCCCGAACTCGGCATCGATTTGATCGACACCGCCGACAGCTATGGACCGGAAATCAGCGAGCGCCTGATCCGCGAGGCGCTCCACCCCTACAAAGGTCTGGTCATCGCCACCAAGGGCGGCCTCCTCCGTCCCGCCCCGGACCAGTGGGAGACGTGCGGACGTCCCGACTACCTCCGCCAGCAGGTGTTCATCAGTCTGCGACGTCTCGGCGTCGAGCGCATCGATCTCTGGCAACTCCATCGCGTCGATCCGAACGTGCCGCGCGACGAGCAGTTCTCGGCCATCGCCGCCATGCAGAAGGAGGGGCTCATCCGCCACGTCGGCTTGAGCGAGGTCGGCGTCGAGCAGATCACGGCCGCGCAAAAGCACTTCAAGGTCGCGACCGTGCAGAACCTCTACAATCTCACCAAGCGCTCCAGCGAGCCCGTGCTCGAGCATTGCGAGAAGCACGGCATCGGCTTCATCCCCTGGTTTCCCCTCGCCGCCGGCAACCTAGCGAAGCCCGGCTCGAAGCTCGATGCGATCGCGCACGCGCACGACGCGAGCCCGGGCCAGATCGCGCTTGCCTGGCTCCTGCAGCGCAGCCCGGTGATGCTGCCCATTCCCGGAACAGGCAAGGTGAAGCACCTGGAGGAGAACGTCGCGGCGGCCAACATCACCCTCACCGACGCCCAATTCGCCGACCTCAACGCGCTTGCATAA
- a CDS encoding vWA domain-containing protein, translating to MAHRPPVIVATLVAAAFFAATATFAQRAAPSCRDDAMLVFDASGSMAGTDFNNPPTPRIAKVKQALAKALPQVAAARNIGLIDYGPGPANQCNNIDLLLRPAPYAAEQIMNEIDKLIPAGRTPLTAAVREAAHVLQFPEKPGVVVLLTDGEETCGGDPCKMGQSLRSQGENLTVHVIGYRMRDTATATGYLQSRCLAESTGGLYISVETTDQLIEALNKMLGCPAVSALPQSPWRH from the coding sequence ATGGCTCATCGCCCCCCGGTCATCGTAGCGACACTGGTCGCCGCGGCGTTTTTCGCCGCTACAGCGACGTTCGCACAAAGGGCAGCCCCGTCGTGCCGTGATGACGCGATGCTCGTGTTCGACGCGTCGGGCTCCATGGCCGGGACCGATTTCAACAACCCGCCCACGCCGCGCATCGCCAAGGTGAAGCAGGCGCTGGCCAAAGCCCTGCCGCAGGTCGCCGCCGCACGCAACATCGGCCTCATCGACTATGGTCCAGGTCCTGCCAACCAGTGCAACAACATCGATCTACTGCTGCGACCTGCGCCCTATGCCGCTGAGCAGATCATGAACGAGATCGACAAACTGATCCCGGCGGGGCGTACGCCGCTGACGGCGGCGGTGCGCGAGGCTGCGCACGTGTTGCAGTTCCCCGAGAAGCCGGGCGTCGTCGTACTACTCACCGACGGCGAGGAAACGTGCGGCGGTGATCCCTGCAAGATGGGACAGTCGCTGCGCTCGCAGGGCGAGAACCTCACCGTTCACGTCATCGGCTATCGCATGCGCGACACGGCCACTGCCACCGGCTACCTCCAGTCCCGCTGCCTCGCCGAGAGCACGGGCGGCCTCTATATCTCGGTGGAGACGACCGATCAGCTCATCGAAGCCCTGAACAAGATGCTGGGCTGTCCTGCTGTCTCGGCGCTGCCCCAGTCGCCCTGGCGGCATTGA
- a CDS encoding helix-turn-helix domain-containing protein has product MARQAGVSKGTLYVYFDSKEGLFEAVVEDERGARPSRFFGSTMRITTSRPC; this is encoded by the coding sequence ATCGCCCGCCAGGCGGGCGTCTCGAAGGGCACCCTCTACGTCTACTTCGACAGCAAGGAGGGGCTGTTCGAGGCCGTGGTCGAAGACGAGCGGGGGGCCAGGCCGAGCAGGTTTTTCGGCTCGACCATGCGGATCACGACGTCGCGGCCGTGCTGA
- a CDS encoding TetR/AcrR family transcriptional regulator C-terminal domain-containing protein, whose translation MLTRLGKAFVEFLCQPSGISPLRTVMSIAERMPEVGRSFYEAGPMCGITRLGAHLDAQVEARVLKIEDTEVAAAQALDSCQSTMFKPLLFNAGGAPTEERVAYVVGIAVRTFLAAYQRR comes from the coding sequence GTGCTGACCCGCCTCGGCAAGGCTTTCGTCGAGTTCCTGTGCCAGCCATCGGGGATTTCGCCGCTACGTACGGTCATGTCGATCGCCGAGCGCATGCCCGAGGTCGGGCGCAGCTTCTACGAGGCGGGGCCGATGTGCGGCATTACCCGACTCGGCGCCCATCTCGACGCCCAGGTCGAGGCGCGTGTCCTGAAGATCGAGGACACCGAGGTCGCCGCCGCGCAGGCCCTCGATTCCTGCCAGTCCACCATGTTCAAGCCGCTGCTGTTCAATGCCGGCGGAGCGCCGACCGAGGAGCGCGTCGCCTACGTCGTCGGCATCGCGGTGCGCACTTTCCTCGCCGCCTACCAGCGCCGCTGA
- a CDS encoding ligase-associated DNA damage response exonuclease: MGAAGVDKWLYPTDRGLFCEPGGFFVDPSRAVDRAVITHGHSDHARSGHGAVLATNETLEIMKVRMGPGCAGAFEPLAYGATQSVNGVDVRLAPAGHILGAAQVVLDWNGQRAVVSGDYKRAADPTCPTFEVVPCDVFVTEATFALPVFRHEPAEAEVGRLLASMARQPERAHLVGAYGLGKTQRVIKLAREAGYDKPIYLHGALVELCALYQRLGVDLGDLRPATTDKDEDFTGALVLCPPSAVDDRWSRRFPDPVSAFASGWMRIKGRIRQAGVELPLVISDHADWPELLDTIVETGAEDVWVTHGRDDALVYQLGLMGRKARALSLVGFEDEGE, from the coding sequence ATGGGCGCTGCCGGCGTCGACAAGTGGCTGTATCCGACCGACCGGGGGCTCTTCTGCGAACCCGGCGGGTTCTTTGTCGATCCCTCGCGCGCAGTCGATCGCGCTGTCATCACCCACGGGCACTCGGATCACGCGCGCTCCGGCCACGGGGCCGTGCTGGCGACCAACGAGACCCTTGAGATCATGAAGGTGCGCATGGGGCCGGGGTGTGCGGGCGCCTTCGAGCCGCTTGCTTATGGCGCGACGCAGTCGGTCAACGGCGTCGACGTGCGTCTCGCGCCCGCCGGGCACATCCTCGGCGCCGCGCAGGTCGTGCTCGACTGGAACGGCCAGCGCGCCGTCGTCTCCGGCGACTACAAGCGCGCCGCCGATCCGACCTGCCCGACGTTCGAGGTCGTGCCGTGCGACGTGTTCGTCACCGAGGCGACATTCGCGCTCCCCGTCTTCCGCCACGAGCCGGCCGAGGCCGAGGTCGGACGTTTGCTGGCATCTATGGCGCGCCAGCCGGAGCGCGCGCATCTCGTCGGCGCCTACGGTCTCGGCAAGACGCAGCGCGTCATCAAGCTCGCGCGCGAGGCCGGGTATGACAAACCGATCTACCTGCACGGCGCGCTCGTGGAGCTATGCGCACTCTATCAGCGTCTCGGCGTCGACCTGGGCGACCTGCGTCCCGCGACCACCGACAAAGACGAGGACTTCACCGGAGCGCTCGTGCTCTGTCCCCCTTCCGCCGTCGACGACCGCTGGTCGCGGCGCTTCCCCGATCCGGTGAGCGCCTTCGCCTCGGGCTGGATGCGCATCAAGGGCCGCATCCGCCAGGCGGGCGTCGAGCTGCCGCTCGTCATCTCTGATCACGCCGACTGGCCCGAGCTGCTCGACACCATCGTCGAAACCGGCGCCGAGGACGTGTGGGTTACGCACGGCCGCGACGACGCGCTCGTCTATCAGCTCGGCCTCATGGGTCGCAAAGCGCGGGCGCTGTCGCTGGTCGGGTTCGAGGACGAAGGCGAATAA